The Leptospira sp. WS39.C2 genome contains a region encoding:
- a CDS encoding MORN repeat-containing protein — MRSKYCIVLFFYIFAFCKSNQKICEGENCRFGKHTVSYENGDSFEGEFFEDTKHGFGIYRYSNGDIFEGEFKYGYKEGLGSYSYANGDRFLGNFEKGKREGVGKYIFADGFILEGIWTNNELTGKAKIVNAKGSLVLEGYWHQNSFIGIKPKEGLNDTIKISNPE; from the coding sequence ATGCGTTCCAAATACTGTATTGTTTTATTTTTTTACATTTTTGCATTTTGTAAGTCGAACCAAAAAATCTGTGAAGGGGAAAATTGCCGATTTGGCAAACATACAGTTTCTTATGAAAACGGAGACTCTTTCGAAGGTGAATTTTTTGAAGATACCAAACATGGCTTTGGCATTTATCGTTATTCGAATGGTGATATTTTTGAAGGTGAATTCAAATACGGTTATAAGGAAGGTTTAGGTTCCTATTCTTATGCAAATGGGGATCGTTTTTTAGGAAATTTTGAAAAAGGGAAACGAGAAGGTGTAGGAAAATATATTTTTGCAGATGGATTTATATTGGAAGGGATTTGGACCAATAATGAACTAACTGGAAAAGCAAAAATTGTAAATGCTAAAGGAAGTTTGGTGCTCGAGGGTTACTGGCACCAAAATTCATTCATCGGAATAAAACCTAAAGAAGGTTTAAACGATACTATCAAAATTTCGAATCCCGAGTGA
- a CDS encoding NUDIX domain-containing protein, which yields MSKHGFFQITQKLFLRDGNSLLVLRDQKSGHGDLPGGRMNEDEFFEDWSESISREIKEELGESIKIEVNPVPIFVHKHRVNEGNLPCIIIAYDAKLLAGKVQLSDEHDFMEWVDIKSFDPKKLFSEYMLDAVQLYLTKYA from the coding sequence GTGAGTAAACACGGATTTTTTCAAATTACACAAAAACTATTTTTGCGAGATGGCAATTCACTTTTAGTGTTACGAGACCAAAAATCGGGCCATGGTGACCTTCCAGGAGGAAGGATGAATGAGGATGAATTTTTTGAGGATTGGTCAGAAAGTATCTCCCGTGAAATCAAGGAAGAATTAGGCGAATCTATTAAGATAGAAGTAAATCCTGTCCCCATATTTGTCCATAAACATAGAGTGAATGAAGGTAATTTACCTTGTATCATCATTGCATACGATGCAAAACTATTAGCGGGTAAAGTGCAATTGTCAGATGAACATGACTTTATGGAATGGGTTGATATTAAATCCTTTGATCCAAAAAAACTTTTTTCGGAGTATATGTTGGATGCTGTCCAACTTTATCTAACAAAATATGCATAA
- a CDS encoding response regulator produces the protein MSQKKALVVDDSTVTRLMIRKIISDKHPNWEILEAESADKAKSILPDHPDIDLFSLDQNMPGTISGLDLAENLISNYPNSKIVLITANIQDAIKNRAKDLGITFIEKPVTVEKIIPFLETI, from the coding sequence ATGTCACAAAAAAAAGCACTTGTTGTGGATGATAGCACCGTCACCCGTTTGATGATTCGGAAAATTATATCCGATAAACACCCAAATTGGGAGATCTTAGAAGCAGAATCTGCAGATAAGGCAAAATCAATTTTACCGGACCACCCTGACATTGATTTATTCAGTTTAGATCAAAATATGCCTGGAACCATTTCAGGATTAGATTTAGCTGAGAATCTAATTTCAAACTATCCAAATTCCAAAATTGTACTGATCACAGCAAATATCCAAGATGCTATAAAAAATCGCGCAAAAGATCTCGGTATCACTTTCATTGAAAAACCTGTCACTGTAGAAAAAATCATTCCATTTCTGGAAACTATATGA
- the metF gene encoding methylenetetrahydrofolate reductase [NAD(P)H], translating to MHISQVLGKKQTTISFEFFPPKNEEASEDLFRNIQELSQMNPAYVSVTYGAGGSTRDLTHDLVVKLQEQTGLTIISHLTCVGSTKAEIGEILKRYEKSGIHNIMALRGDPPKGQHEFQKTENGFEFAGELVGFIKKEFPNMGIGVAGFPEGHPSTPNRLKEIDFLKWKVDQGADYICTQLFFNNDYFYDFVERCEIAGIKVPIIAGIMPITSRKGMARMAELSLGTNFPAKLLKSLSRAEDDSYAENVGIHWATEQVRDLLDHKIAGIHMYTLNKSKATRKIYESLGIRNFDSIV from the coding sequence ATGCACATTTCTCAGGTCCTCGGTAAAAAACAGACTACGATCAGCTTCGAATTTTTCCCTCCAAAAAATGAGGAAGCTTCTGAGGATTTATTTCGAAATATCCAAGAACTTTCGCAAATGAACCCGGCATACGTAAGTGTAACTTACGGTGCTGGTGGATCAACTCGTGATTTAACTCATGACTTAGTTGTAAAATTACAGGAACAAACTGGATTAACGATTATAAGCCACCTTACTTGTGTTGGATCCACCAAAGCTGAAATTGGTGAGATTTTGAAACGTTATGAAAAAAGCGGAATTCACAATATCATGGCCCTACGAGGTGATCCACCAAAAGGACAACATGAGTTCCAAAAAACTGAGAATGGTTTTGAATTTGCTGGTGAACTAGTTGGGTTTATTAAAAAGGAATTTCCAAATATGGGAATTGGTGTTGCAGGTTTTCCTGAGGGGCATCCTTCTACTCCCAATCGTTTGAAGGAAATTGATTTTTTAAAATGGAAAGTTGACCAAGGTGCAGATTATATTTGTACACAACTTTTCTTCAATAATGATTACTTTTATGATTTTGTAGAACGATGTGAAATTGCTGGAATTAAAGTTCCTATCATCGCAGGCATCATGCCAATCACATCAAGAAAAGGAATGGCACGGATGGCCGAACTATCACTTGGTACGAATTTTCCTGCAAAACTTTTGAAGTCATTGTCTCGTGCAGAAGATGATTCGTATGCTGAGAATGTTGGCATCCATTGGGCAACAGAACAAGTGCGAGATTTATTGGATCACAAAATCGCTGGTATTCATATGTATACTTTAAATAAGTCAAAAGCGACTCGAAAAATTTATGAATCACTCGGGATTCGAAATTTTGATAGTATCGTTTAA
- a CDS encoding hydrolase, carbon-nitrogen family protein produces the protein MHNLYVPPYKILLFILLFGIGYGSASYLKDHPSSPPIPKLEVSKPDFSLNFDFNFNFDFNFSKPEVDEDIQKPNHSWTDVAIQTNGTDRKYGNLVGIQLVLKPEDFVKEEWWKERIEETLMKGKSAGIFDRKTIVIFPEHLGSGLVFLNEKSRFINADSLVDALKTKGENYTLNDLILSKSEMMAEVYVRTFSSLAKEYNVPILGGTIVLPNPKIVKGNLVLDPNGPLFNVAIPFSADGKLMEPMVKKSILADEELKVYSAGEPNQDRIWIVPGWKVAIFIGQEVFEPSIYSRLTGKPIDGLISPSAVFPNMKWSGNDLSDSNFWKQEGMAKYIKSTKAQDLVQVFLSGHLFENQWKGKTFSLRDFTFEDQVISVESPTILNLYF, from the coding sequence ATGCATAATCTTTATGTACCTCCCTATAAAATATTACTTTTTATTCTATTGTTTGGAATAGGTTATGGTTCCGCCAGTTACTTAAAAGATCATCCATCTTCTCCACCTATACCAAAACTAGAAGTTTCAAAACCTGACTTTAGTCTGAATTTTGATTTTAACTTCAATTTTGATTTCAATTTTAGTAAACCAGAAGTTGATGAGGACATTCAAAAACCAAATCATTCATGGACTGATGTGGCCATTCAAACAAATGGTACTGATCGAAAGTATGGAAATTTAGTTGGAATTCAATTAGTTCTCAAACCTGAAGACTTTGTAAAAGAGGAATGGTGGAAAGAAAGGATAGAAGAAACATTAATGAAAGGAAAGTCTGCTGGAATATTTGATCGCAAAACGATCGTAATCTTCCCTGAACACTTAGGTTCTGGACTTGTATTTCTTAATGAAAAATCTAGATTTATTAATGCGGATTCTTTGGTCGATGCACTCAAAACTAAAGGAGAAAATTACACTTTAAATGATCTAATACTTTCAAAATCAGAAATGATGGCTGAAGTATATGTTCGAACCTTTTCTTCATTAGCAAAAGAATATAATGTCCCGATCCTGGGTGGTACCATTGTCCTTCCAAATCCTAAAATTGTAAAAGGCAACTTGGTTTTGGATCCAAATGGTCCATTGTTCAATGTCGCCATTCCATTTTCAGCTGATGGAAAACTTATGGAACCAATGGTAAAAAAATCAATTTTAGCTGATGAAGAACTTAAAGTTTATTCAGCGGGGGAACCAAACCAAGATCGAATTTGGATAGTTCCTGGTTGGAAGGTTGCCATTTTCATCGGCCAAGAAGTTTTTGAACCATCAATTTATTCTCGCCTAACAGGCAAACCTATCGATGGATTGATATCTCCGTCCGCTGTTTTTCCCAACATGAAGTGGTCAGGTAATGATTTGTCAGATTCAAATTTTTGGAAACAAGAAGGAATGGCAAAATACATCAAATCGACTAAGGCTCAAGATTTGGTACAAGTGTTTCTCTCTGGGCATTTATTTGAAAATCAATGGAAAGGCAAAACGTTTAGTTTGAGAGATTTTACTTTCGAAGACCAAGTTATTTCGGTAGAAAGCCCTACAATCTTAAATTTGTACTTTTAA
- a CDS encoding chemotaxis protein CheX gives MNNLTELERDSLCELFNISLGGAAKLMSEMISDEILLTVPSLKLISKAEARNFENLSKQEVCTVEQKFVGDIGNGSAFLLFHKSASLEIVKMMMKDYVALNEVSQFEKDALSEIGNIILNAILSNLAKMSNYKIETHIPEFFSGKYEELFINSTSNPNEDNSILLVFIDYQLKGKEIKGYIFFILNFDSIKNLSRVLIEKLK, from the coding sequence ATGAACAACCTAACAGAATTAGAACGCGATTCATTATGTGAACTATTTAACATCAGTTTAGGTGGTGCTGCTAAATTGATGAGCGAAATGATCTCCGATGAAATTTTACTTACGGTTCCAAGTTTAAAACTCATTTCGAAAGCAGAAGCAAGGAATTTTGAAAATTTATCAAAACAAGAAGTTTGTACAGTTGAACAAAAGTTTGTTGGTGATATTGGAAATGGTTCCGCTTTTTTATTGTTCCATAAAAGTGCAAGTTTGGAAATTGTAAAGATGATGATGAAAGACTATGTTGCCCTCAACGAAGTTTCTCAATTTGAAAAAGATGCTCTTAGCGAAATCGGTAACATCATTTTAAACGCAATTTTGTCGAATTTGGCAAAAATGTCTAACTACAAAATTGAAACACATATTCCAGAATTTTTCTCAGGAAAATACGAAGAACTTTTTATCAATAGTACCTCGAATCCTAACGAAGACAACTCTATCCTATTAGTTTTTATTGATTATCAATTAAAAGGAAAAGAAATCAAAGGATATATTTTTTTCATATTAAATTTCGATAGTATCAAAAATCTTTCAAGAGTATTAATAGAAAAGTTAAAGTAG
- a CDS encoding S8 family serine peptidase, whose protein sequence is MKFWHFGFLTIFMINLGLGNCNPVKKNDPFGDNLLLLLLINSLANARELDCVFSSSESDNLYNDQWHLQNYGQLGGTSGEDARVKPVWDQGYSGNQVIVSVVDDGLDIRHEDLAANISVSARGLNLFNNTFNPSHSYTNSFHGSAVGGVIGAKGGNGVGVRGAAPCSKLVGVNILEKSTIYTSDEYRAMVNETGRVFISNNSWGSPDLYGWLWPSSGLWQQGINEGITLGRGGKGIVYLWAAGNGANGSTVASPVLVDNANFDGQANYYGVMAIGGIGQNGMKASYSESGANLWVVAHTQGNNASAYTTAITTTDASGVFGFNAGGTSGDYTLSNYTRRFNGTSSATPLAAGVVALLLSKYPTLSWRDVRELVAYSARQNDVSDPDWTTNAAGLNINHKYGFGAIDAEQLLLRSDSWTPITAAFKTETMNLVSPGTSIPDNDLVTGASVSYPVTSSISYIEFVDVEFTSNHSYFPELRITITSPSGTVSVLSEVHACRNPYNNSGCTSGNTSIATMTGSSTYRFGLSRLLGESPNGSWTIRVYDGGGGDTGSIQSVRLKLYGR, encoded by the coding sequence ATGAAATTTTGGCATTTTGGATTTCTCACCATATTCATGATCAATTTGGGTTTGGGGAATTGTAATCCAGTCAAAAAAAATGACCCCTTCGGTGACAATCTTCTATTATTACTCCTCATCAATTCTCTTGCCAATGCTAGGGAGTTGGATTGTGTTTTTTCCTCATCAGAATCAGATAACCTTTACAATGACCAATGGCATTTACAAAATTATGGCCAATTGGGAGGAACTTCAGGGGAAGATGCCAGGGTAAAACCCGTTTGGGACCAAGGCTATTCTGGAAACCAAGTCATAGTGAGTGTAGTTGACGATGGTTTGGATATCCGTCATGAAGATTTAGCTGCAAACATATCAGTTTCAGCTCGTGGGCTTAATTTATTCAATAATACCTTTAATCCTTCTCATTCATACACAAATAGTTTCCATGGGTCAGCTGTTGGTGGTGTCATTGGTGCAAAGGGAGGGAATGGAGTCGGTGTTCGGGGAGCGGCACCATGTTCTAAGTTAGTTGGTGTTAATATACTAGAAAAATCCACAATTTATACTTCTGACGAATATAGAGCAATGGTCAATGAAACTGGGAGAGTTTTTATTTCCAATAATAGTTGGGGTTCACCAGACTTATATGGTTGGTTATGGCCATCAAGTGGTTTGTGGCAACAGGGAATCAATGAAGGTATTACACTAGGTCGTGGAGGAAAAGGAATTGTATATTTATGGGCTGCAGGGAATGGTGCAAACGGTAGTACGGTCGCATCACCAGTATTAGTTGACAATGCAAATTTTGACGGCCAAGCAAACTATTATGGTGTGATGGCAATTGGTGGGATAGGCCAAAATGGAATGAAGGCATCCTATTCTGAATCGGGAGCCAATCTTTGGGTTGTTGCCCATACACAAGGTAATAATGCTTCTGCCTATACGACAGCCATTACCACAACTGATGCCAGTGGAGTATTTGGGTTTAATGCAGGTGGGACATCGGGTGATTATACATTATCGAATTATACAAGAAGGTTTAACGGAACTTCTTCGGCTACTCCATTAGCAGCAGGAGTGGTTGCTTTACTTTTAAGTAAATATCCTACTCTTTCTTGGAGAGACGTACGTGAGTTAGTTGCCTATTCGGCCAGACAAAATGATGTTTCTGATCCAGATTGGACAACGAATGCAGCAGGATTAAATATAAACCATAAGTATGGATTTGGTGCAATTGATGCTGAACAACTTTTACTTCGCTCCGATTCTTGGACTCCAATTACTGCCGCTTTTAAAACAGAGACTATGAACTTAGTCTCTCCAGGAACTTCCATTCCAGACAATGATTTAGTAACGGGAGCAAGTGTATCTTATCCTGTAACGTCATCTATTTCCTATATAGAATTTGTTGATGTTGAATTCACATCGAATCATTCCTACTTTCCTGAGTTAAGGATAACCATTACTTCTCCAAGTGGTACAGTGAGTGTACTTTCAGAAGTGCATGCATGCCGGAATCCATATAATAATTCTGGTTGTACTTCTGGAAATACATCGATTGCCACGATGACCGGATCTTCTACCTATCGATTTGGTCTTTCTCGCTTACTTGGTGAAAGTCCAAATGGCTCGTGGACAATTCGTGTATATGATGGTGGGGGTGGTGACACAGGTTCCATCCAATCGGTACGATTAAAATTGTATGGCAGGTAA
- a CDS encoding ATP-binding protein, whose translation MSFLSEKHLLTIVKKSGIGILVLDKNFSIVLTNQWFLKSSYLSNIEIENKLIFDVFPELIGTRTLKSIEQCLEFSQYSILTHTLNPFPFPLFENEQKKEKNERIFQYLHIIPISIEEEENSFCMIQISDVSQQVTREKLLREQMVVAKEREKEAKKASQAKTDFLASMSHEIRTPLNAILGMADTLTETNLSEEQIEYLTVLRNSGKALYNIINDILDLSRIESGKLEIEHIEFSIRDLLKETISLFLMKANAKGIRISYSVTESISETIKGDSTRIQQILINLLGNAMKFTESGQITVNASLSDNQKSLILQVEDTGIGIPKEKLNSIFESFTQVDSSTTRKYGGTGLGLTITKKLILMMNGEVSVQSELGKGSTFTIQIPYEGLISRESTIHQHWLDLELPDPENFPKCKILLAEDSEENVFIIKTFLRKYPIDLVIAKNGKDALQKFKSEKFDIVLMDMQMPEMDGLEATKEIRLYEQIQKVDPLFVIPIIAISANVQKEDISNSFLAGITSYLSKPVRKIEILKLIYFYLAL comes from the coding sequence GTGAGTTTTTTAAGTGAAAAACACCTATTAACAATCGTTAAAAAATCAGGTATTGGTATTCTGGTTTTAGATAAAAATTTCAGTATAGTTCTTACAAACCAATGGTTTCTCAAGAGTTCTTATCTATCAAACATCGAAATTGAAAACAAACTAATATTTGATGTGTTTCCAGAACTGATAGGAACACGAACATTGAAATCTATAGAACAATGTTTGGAATTTTCTCAGTATTCAATTTTAACTCATACACTAAATCCTTTTCCATTTCCATTATTTGAAAATGAACAAAAAAAGGAAAAAAATGAAAGGATTTTCCAATACTTACATATCATTCCTATATCAATCGAGGAAGAAGAAAATTCATTTTGTATGATTCAAATTTCAGATGTTTCTCAACAAGTGACTAGAGAAAAATTATTAAGAGAACAAATGGTGGTGGCAAAAGAAAGAGAAAAAGAGGCTAAAAAAGCATCGCAGGCAAAAACAGATTTTTTAGCATCAATGAGTCACGAAATAAGAACTCCCCTCAATGCAATTTTAGGAATGGCAGATACATTAACAGAAACAAATCTTTCTGAAGAACAAATTGAATATCTAACAGTACTTAGAAACTCAGGGAAAGCATTATACAACATAATAAACGATATTTTGGATTTATCTCGAATAGAATCTGGTAAACTAGAAATTGAACATATTGAATTTTCAATTCGTGATTTATTAAAAGAAACAATATCACTTTTTTTAATGAAAGCAAATGCCAAAGGAATTCGTATCTCTTATTCCGTAACAGAATCGATTTCCGAAACCATAAAAGGTGATTCCACTAGAATCCAACAGATACTTATCAATTTATTAGGGAATGCAATGAAGTTTACAGAAAGTGGTCAGATTACTGTAAATGCTTCTTTGAGTGATAATCAAAAATCTTTAATCTTACAAGTAGAAGATACAGGTATAGGAATCCCAAAAGAAAAATTGAACTCAATTTTTGAAAGTTTCACTCAAGTAGATAGTTCTACAACTCGTAAATATGGTGGCACAGGACTTGGACTAACAATCACAAAAAAATTGATATTGATGATGAATGGAGAAGTTTCTGTTCAGAGTGAACTTGGAAAGGGATCTACATTTACAATTCAAATTCCTTATGAGGGCCTGATATCTCGAGAATCAACGATCCACCAACATTGGTTAGACTTGGAATTACCTGATCCTGAAAATTTTCCAAAATGTAAAATATTATTAGCAGAAGATTCAGAAGAAAACGTTTTTATTATCAAAACTTTTTTAAGAAAATATCCGATCGATCTTGTGATTGCAAAAAATGGAAAGGATGCATTACAAAAATTCAAATCTGAAAAATTTGATATTGTTTTGATGGATATGCAAATGCCTGAAATGGATGGACTAGAAGCTACAAAAGAAATTCGATTGTATGAACAGATTCAAAAAGTAGATCCACTATTTGTGATTCCAATCATAGCAATCTCCGCAAATGTTCAAAAAGAAGATATCAGCAATAGTTTTTTAGCAGGGATCACCTCTTACCTTTCCAAACCAGTACGTAAAATCGAAATTCTAAAACTAATCTATTTTTATTTGGCTCTATAG
- the prfA gene encoding peptide chain release factor 1 produces the protein MIDRLKKIQEKYLRIEDELAKATASDTLKNLSKERSRLTPVYTKADEYLKITKDCQDAKTLLESENDPDMHTMLKSEIEEGEKKLEELAKELEIMLLPPDPNSGKSILVEIRAGTGGEESGLFCADLFRMYNKFADKKGLRVEIIDMSQTGIGGYKEIVFSLDDDKAYDLFKFESGTHRVQRIPETESGGRIHTSAVTVAILPEAEEKEVEIRESDLRIDVYRSSGAGGQHVNTTDSAVRITHIPTGIVVASQEERSQIKNRDKAMRVLRARIVDQMAETAKLSADALKKAQVGSGDRSERIRTYNFPQGRCTDHRIGFTSHNLPAIMEGDLDELIDALVQEDRSKRLAEAKA, from the coding sequence ATGATAGATAGATTGAAAAAAATTCAAGAAAAATACCTGCGTATCGAGGATGAGCTTGCGAAGGCCACCGCATCCGATACTTTAAAGAATCTATCGAAAGAAAGATCTCGCCTAACTCCCGTATATACAAAAGCAGATGAATATTTAAAAATTACGAAAGATTGCCAAGATGCCAAAACCTTATTAGAATCTGAAAATGATCCAGACATGCACACCATGTTAAAATCAGAGATTGAAGAAGGTGAAAAAAAATTAGAAGAATTGGCTAAAGAACTCGAAATCATGTTACTACCCCCAGACCCCAATTCTGGGAAAAGTATTCTCGTTGAAATTCGTGCTGGAACGGGCGGAGAAGAGTCTGGATTGTTTTGTGCTGATTTGTTTCGAATGTACAACAAGTTTGCTGATAAAAAAGGACTCCGAGTAGAAATCATTGATATGAGTCAAACAGGGATAGGTGGTTATAAAGAAATTGTATTTTCTTTAGATGACGATAAAGCCTATGACTTGTTCAAATTTGAATCGGGAACACACCGTGTCCAAAGGATTCCAGAAACTGAATCGGGCGGAAGGATACATACATCAGCAGTGACAGTTGCAATCCTACCAGAAGCAGAAGAAAAAGAAGTAGAGATCAGAGAAAGTGACCTTCGGATCGACGTTTATCGTTCGTCAGGTGCTGGGGGACAGCACGTTAACACTACAGATTCAGCAGTACGAATCACTCATATTCCAACAGGTATTGTTGTTGCATCTCAAGAGGAACGTTCTCAGATCAAAAACCGTGATAAAGCGATGCGAGTACTCCGTGCAAGAATAGTCGACCAAATGGCAGAGACCGCCAAACTAAGTGCAGATGCTCTTAAAAAAGCACAAGTTGGATCAGGGGATAGATCTGAACGAATCCGAACATATAATTTTCCGCAAGGACGATGTACTGACCATAGGATTGGTTTTACGAGTCATAATCTTCCAGCTATAATGGAAGGTGATCTGGATGAATTAATCGATGCGCTTGTCCAAGAAGATCGGTCTAAAAGATTAGCAGAAGCCAAAGCATAA